One Brassica oleracea var. oleracea cultivar TO1000 chromosome C7, BOL, whole genome shotgun sequence genomic window carries:
- the LOC106303672 gene encoding uncharacterized protein LOC106303672 — MDMYKDDSSPYCYFHPKEKYVGVCPFCLNERLLVLASKQRSSRTKHLSSSPIIGSLPKIFALSSFLSRLDLRLHRKFHPSSDLDVSTSQEDSFISIKFGNDGNASWEKKTVSKVCVDNNTNSTCKTQQSPITSIVEHNSAKSTLKWRKRIGHLFHVIKLRSGSSTSSCHVASSSSKVEGTKVRKQGWMVRTLTRRKSKKSKS, encoded by the exons ATGGATATGTACAAAGATGATAGCTCACCATATTGTTATTTCCATCCAAAGGAAAAATATGTTGGTGTTTGTCCCTTCTGTTTGAACGAGAGGCTTCTTGTTTTAGCTTCAAAGCAGAGATCATCGCGAACTAAACACTTGTCATCTTCACCAATCATTGGTAGTCTCCCTAAGATCTTCGCCTTGAGCTCTTTTCTCAGTCGCCTCGATCTCCGTCTCCATCGGAAATTCCATCCCTCCTCCGATCTTGACGTTTCCACGAGCCAAGAAG ATTCTTTTATATCGATAAAATTCGGAAATGATGGAAATGCATCGTGGGAGAAAAAAACGGTGTCAAAGGTCTGTGTAGACAACAACACAAACTCAACATGTAAGACGCAACAATCCCCTATAACGAGCATTGTAGAGCACAACAGTGCCAAGTCAACGCTTAAGTGGCGCAAACGTATTGGTCATCTTTTCCACGTCATTAAACTTAGATCGGGATCGTCCACGTCTTCTTGCCACGTGGCATCATCATCATCCAAGGTCGAAGGAACCAAAGTGAGGAAACAGGGCTGGATGGTGAGGACCTTAACCAGAAGGAAGTCCAAGAAAAGTAAAAGTTGA